The Paenibacillus pabuli DNA segment TCTTGACCCATGCGTTTCACCAAACGGTTTGCAACCACTACGAGTACCAGTCCGACCACGGACTTGAATAGTCCAACTGCCGTACTATAACTGAAATCTCCCTGCTCAATACCCGTACGGTATACATAAGTGTCAAACACTTCAGCTACTTCAGATACAGCGCCGTTGTACATCAGGAAGATTTGCTCGAACCCCACCTCCATGATGTCCCCCAGTCTTAAAATGAGAAGCACGATGATAACACTCCGGATGGCAGGGAGCGTAATGTGCCAGATCTGACGCAGCCGCCCTGCCCCATCCATTCGTGCCGCCTCATACAGCTGGGTGTCAACACTTGCCATGGCAGCGAGAAACACGATCGTTCCCCAGCCGGCTTCCTTCCACATCGCCTGCAAGGTAACCATGATCCAGAAGCTGTCCGGGTTCGTTAGAATGTCCACCCTTGGCCAGCCCCATAAGACAAATAGCTCGTTGACCAGTCCCGTCCCCTTGGCGAACAGAAGGAGTGTCAGTCCCGCAATGATGACCCAGGAGAGGAAATGCGGCATATAGATCACCGTCTGAATCAATCGCTTGTACGTCACGTTACGCAGCTCATTGAGCCCCAGCGAGATCAGAATCGGAAATGGAAAAAACAAGATCAGATTCAGCAGGCTGATTGCCAGTGTATTTCGAAACAGCAAGGCAAAGTCCGGATTGGCAAACAGGGTGGTAAAGTGCTGTAATCCAACCCACTCACTGCCCTGAATTCCCCGGAAGGGGGAATAGTCCTGGAACGCAATGACGATGCCCCACATCGGAATATATTTGAAAACGAGAAAGAACAGGATGCCCGGCAGAGCGAGCAAATATAACGATCGATCGCGCCGCAGCGCGGAGAGCCATTTCGTCCTTTTGTTTCTTTTGGATGAAGTCTGCTTTCCCTTGTGTGTGCTAAGGTGTTGCTCGGTTACGCTCATGGGCTGCAGCTCCTCCCCTCAGATTCATTGTCCGTTTCTCTTCTTGTAAGCCTCCGTCATCTCATCACTCATGGCTTGCACATTCGGATCATTGCGCAAAGACTCCACAAAGGTATCCCAAGCTTCGATGGGCTCGCGACCCAGAATGATTTTCGCCTTGAGATCCTGTATCTTCTTGTTTAATTCGGGCAGAATCTTCTGTCCAGTTTCCGATTGAAGACCAGCAGATAGATCGGCTACACTCGTTTTGTTCCGTTCGGCCTCCACTTTTTTGAATAGTTCATTCGCCTGGGTCTCTTCTTCTGTCTCACCCGTGGTATCCCAGGGCAGATCAATAACGTTAACGATATGATTAAAATCCGAGGCGTTGTCTGCCGTTAATTTCTCGGTACTTGCTACTTTTTTGCCATCGACCAATTCATAATGGGTACCTTCAATCCCAAACTGCTGAATTTCGAACACTTCCGGGTTCATCCAGGTATCGACGAGTTGGAGAATCCGTTTCATCTTCTCTTCCGATACGCTTGCAGGAATCGCCAGAATGCCGTTGTAACCCGATCCTTTGGGGTTATAGCCATTCAGATTGGTCAGAGGGTAGAAGTCCGTATACTTAAAGGAAGGATCGACTTTCTTCAGATCATCGGCGTAGATTTTGCGCATCGTGCCTGTCTTGTCCACAATAATGCCGGCCTGATTGCGCTTGAACAATTCTCTTGCCTGCGTCAGCTTGAGCGACAGAAGATCCTCTGGCATCATACCGCTGCTGTAGGCTTTCGTCAGATATTGAAGGGACTCCCTCACCTCGGGCAGCAGCTCCCTGTATATCAGTTTCCCCTCTGTTTCATCCCACTTCCAACTGCTGTTGCTTCCGATAAAAGAATTCTCAATGGCACCTAGCACCGGGCCGAGATTGCCACCCCAACCCAGATCATCCGGACTGACATAAGCAGCAAGCGCTGTGGTATCGGGTTGTCCGTTGCCATCAGGATCCTGTTCCACGAATGCCTTCATGACCTCGAATAGTTCATCTGTCGTCTCAGGCACCCGCAGGTTTAATTTGTCGAGCCAGTCCTTGCGGATAATGAAAAAGGAATCTCCCGTCACCGGGCGAGGGCGCGGTATGCCATAATTGTTGCCGTCTGCTGACTTGGTTGTTTCCCAGGCAATATTGGGAATGCCCTTGCTCAGGTTCGGATATTCCTGGATATAGGGCGAAATATCCCAGAACGCACCTTGCTTGACCATCTTGGTAAAAGTACTTCCAAACGGATCATTAATCATGATTAGATCAGGAATATCGCCGGAAGCGAGCGTCAGGTTCAGCTTGTCGCTATAAATATTATTCGAAACCCACTGAATGCTCATTTTCGAGTTCGTTGCTTCTTCAATAGCGCGTTTGATTACATTGTCATCAGCCGCAGGAACCGCGCTGGGTGTAATCGTCATGATGCTAACTTCCAGTGGATCATCGGCATTGCTCCTGCCACTTCCACTCGTTTGTCCCGCTTCTTGACTTCCGCATGCACTAAGCACGACAGACATGACCAACACAACGGATATGATCCAGATCAAATTACGGGTGTTACGTTTCCCCACGTTTAGCATAGGCTTTCCCAACCTCCTTAGTCTCTTAAACCTATCGTATTAATCGGATTAACGATTAAAAAAGGGGCTTTGACTGACCATGGAAAAATGTCCTTCCCGGCCCACTCAAAGCTTTTTCCTCACTATAACGAACACCCGTATTTCCTGCAATTGCACTTTTTTGCAATGGTACTCATGGCAGTAAATAGACCTTAAATGCCTTGGTACGGTTGGATGATAAGCTCGTCCCACACTTGAACTTCAATATATCGTTCCGGGCCCAGATCTCCCTTCTGGTTCCATTCCTGCGGCCATCCGTAGGAATGAATGATTTCCAGGATTTCATCTTTGGTATACACCTGCTTACGGTACGGTTTATCATCCGCATAACGCATGGTTGGGAAGAGATCTCCATAGGTAAAACTTACGGATTCGGCAGGTAGATCATCCCACGGGATCGTGATCCAATCTGGTGTGGTATACCACGATTTTAGCCACTCGCATGTACCCAGGGTCATATAATGGGGATAGCAGTTAGACGGTTTCCCACCTTTGGCAGTAAACTGCTCGTATGCTTTTTGCTCAAGCACTCTGCGAATAGTCATGTAATTAGTTGATCGTTGACTGGCATAATTCCGGCCTACTAGCCTGATTTGTTGCGTAACGACTTCTGCATCCTTTTCGGACAAGCTGGAGAGATTGCGGAACGGTCCAAACCTTTTTTCAAAATAATGATATGCGTTCAGGTCTGCCATACAGATCACGCCTTTGTCAGCGATTTAATACACACTCTTTTATCAATACTTGCGTCGTCTATTCCTCGTACAGCCTGTCCTTCTGAATGATGGATTGAATAAAAGAAGCCTTAGCAGCGGTGTATCCAACACGGTCATGTCTGAACTGCTGTTCCAGCTTCTTTTTCAGCGCATAATACTCTTGCATAACTTCGGCATCTCTCCTAAGAGCATTGCGAAACAGCAAATGTTCCTTCCATTCCACGCTCTTGTACTTATACACATGAAGATGGTGCGTACCTGCTCTCCATTTTCCTTTTCGGAAAAATAGACGCGCTGGAAAATCCAGCTTAGGCACATACTCGTATCCCAGTTCTCCCAATGCTTCCATATGTACTGCTTGTACATTGTTCAAATCACGTACTCCTGCCATCATGTCGATTAATGGTTTCGCGCCCAGACCTGGCACAGACGTACTCCCGATGTGTTCGAAATCCACGCAGATCTCTGTCAGCACCCTCATGATTTTATTGCGTTCTACGTGATAATCCTCTACCCAACTTGGGTCATATTCGGATATAACCACTTCTTCTTTCATGCTATATTTACCTTTCCGTCCCTTATATTTATTAGTCATAGTGTACATCATGTGAACTTTAATGGAAATAACTGTTGTGAATCTATTCGGACTGGCCGAATTTTTTTATTTATCCTTCTATTCATTATTAACAAGGAAATATTAACCATATAGTGATAAACTAATGTAGAGGTGGTTCGGACTTAACTCATGACTAATTAGGAGGGCATATGATGCTAGGTGTAAAAGTAGAGCAGGAAACAGATCAACTGATCATCCGTTGGCAGTTTTCTAAAATCAGAATTCCGATCACAGATATCCAATCCGTTACCCTTGATGATACCTATGGTGGAAGTGAGCCTTCAGCTACCCGAATCGGCGCAGCGTATGGCGCTTCTGAAACCATTCTAATCCGCACAGCCCATCAATCTTACGTCCTGTTCACTTCCAATGAGACTTTATTTCCGAAGATCAGTGCTCTGATATCCAACACAGCAAGTTAATCCATACATTTGAGCCTCTACCATTGTTCATAAAAAACCACCATAAAAAAGTGCTGGCATCGCATCATTTCCTATGCAATGCCAACGCTTTTTTAGGTCCACGATGTAGTGAACATCTTGAACGGCTATTTCCAACTCCACTGTGGCAGCTGATCCAGAGTTACGACATAGTCGCTGTTGTACACTTCTTTTAAGAAACCCACAGTATTATGCTGTCCGCCCCTCAGAAACTCACCTGTCCAGGTACAGAACCAGCTCCAATAAATGCCCTGCTCCTCCATCTGCTGTGGATCAGGAATGGAGCCATTCTCGGCAAGTGCTATCATTTTGCTGTCATTCACCAATTTTCGCAAGTTCTCGTAACGTTCTGCAAGTGGATCATGATTCCCTGCCTCCGGGTATACATCCACGCTCACAATGTCCACGACATCATCACCCGGATACCATTCCGGCTTTTCCGAATTCCATACCCAGATGAGATTGCCCAGCTCATATTTGTTAACCAATCGATCATACAGCAGACGATACAACTGCTTGGCAGGCTCAGGTCCTTTCGCTCCCCACCAGAACCAACCCCCTTCCGCTTCATGAAGCGGGCGGAATAACACGGGCACGCCTACATCCTTAAGTTCTTGCAGATGCCCGGCGATCACATCGATATCCCTGATCAACAACGCATACTCTTCCGATTCAGGGTGAGCCAGCGCGGAGGCAAGATCAAACGTCGTGGCCTCTGTATAGAATCCCCGCCACCACTCCTTGCCGGGTTCATCGATCAGATGGGACGGTGCATTCCAGTGCCAACACAAGGTCACGATTCCGCCTTGCTGATGCCATGCAATCATATCCCGTATTTCCTCAGAAGTCGCGCCCCGCTCTGTCCTTGAAGGTGAGTATTCCATCAGATCAAACCCAATCACAGCAGGTTTCCGCCCCGTATTCTCGTTAATCCAGTTCAGGTTGCTGTATTCCTGCTGACCCGAAAGTACTGCTGTCCCATAACTCTTTACCAAGTACTTCATCAGTTCCCTGGCCTCGGAAGTCGCATCTTGATTCACCAAAGCACTGCTTATCTTTTGTTCCGTCATTGAACATCCTCCATTCCAAGGCAGGGTACATAACGACCCAAATATCAAAATCACCCGCATTACGTATCCTATATGACTGCGCCATGCCCGCTTAACCCACAACGCCAGAACGCTCAATACTCTCCACGAAATAACGCTGTACAAACAGATACAAAATAATGAGCGGCGCAATCGCCAGCAAAATGCCTGTATCCACGATCATGGCCACATAGTTCGGATCAGCCTTCATGCCGGAATTCGAGCCAAAACCCATCAGTTGAGGAATCAACTGGTTTGCCTGAGCGGGTAATGAAGCCACCTTCAGCGAGATTAGCGGACTTTCACTCATAAATAGCGCCGAATAGAACGTATCATTGTACTGCCACACAAAGGAGAACAGAATGACCGTGATCAGCGGTGAAATGGCGTTGGGCAGCATGATCCGGGCAAATGTACGGAACCCGCCCGCACCGTCGATCAGCGCAGCTTCTTCAATCTCTTTGGGCATACCCTTGAAGAACTGGCGGAAAATATAAATGAACAGCCCTGCCTTCAGCCCTCCGGCGGTCGCTGCCGTTATCATGGAAGGCCAATAGGTGTTCAGCAGATTGACCCCCTCTCTGCCCGTAAACAGCTGAATGATGCCCAGAAAGTCGAAGCTCCGGAAATGCAGATACATCGGAACCATCAGTGTGCTTGTCGGCACCAGGATCGTGAGAATCACCAGTACAAAGAGTATATTGCTGCCTGGAAAAGTAAAGCGGGCGAATCCATATCCAGCAAGCGCACAGGATATCGCCGTCAAAAGCGTTGTTATGGTCACAAACAGCAAGGTGTTCGCCAGCAAGGGCAGGTAATCCATTACCTGTGCCGCCAGCCTGATATTATCCAGCGTAAAATGCTGGGGAATCATATAAATGGTCGGATTATAGATGTCCTGTTTATCTTTGAACGCAACCGAGATTTTAAGAAATAACGGATACAAAATAATAAATGAAATACCGATGACCAATGCATATCTAAATATGGAATACAGGAGGTCCGATGTTTTGTTTCGCACCCGCTGCAGTTGATAATTCTGCTTCGGAACCACCACCATGCGATCCGTTCCCGACACAGCCATAGTCTAGTAGCCCTCCTTTTACATGAACCGTCAGTTGTAATGCACCCGCCGTGACAGTACCCACCCAACGACGAGCAGCACAAGGCCGATCACCAGCGTGTACAGCCAGGACATCGCCGAGCTTAGTCCAAAATTCTGGGTCTTAAATGCCGTCTGATAGATGGCTTGTGTGACCGGACTTCCGGCAAATGAATCAATAATTGTATAAATGACATTCGTCAATATCAACGGACTGACCATCGGAAATGTAATTTTCCAGAAGGATTCATAGGCTGTTGCCCCTTCAATTTTGGCTACTTCGTACATGGAACCGGGTACGGACTGCAGGGCGGCGAGAAAGATCAGAATCTGAACGCCCGAGCTGCTGATGATCTCGTAAATTCGCATGATGGCTTCCACGATGTAATCCACATAGGCCATCGGCAGTCCAACATTAGCCAGCATCCGGACGATGGAAACCACATTGAACGAAGCCCCTCCGTCAGCCGTCGATTCAACAGCGCTGGCGTCGCCCATCAGATTGATCAATCCTGCGGATTCAGCTGCTGCTACCGCACTGGAGGCCAGAATAACAGGCAGGAAGAAGATCGCTCGTGCCAAGGTTCTGCCCTTGAACTTCTGGTTGAGCAGTGTCGCCGTAAACAGGCTGAAAAACAAAATCATGGGCACATTCAGCACCATGGCCCCAACCGAATCAATCAGGATCCGGTTAAAGGTGGCATCAACGAGAAGTGCATCCTTAAAATTTTTCAGACCGACAAAGTCAAGAACGTATCCTCCTGGAGCCACCGACAAATTGCTGAAGCTGAACCGGATCGATTGCAGGAGCGGTGTGGCAAAGAGGAAGATGAAGCCAATCAGCCACGGCGAGATAAACGCAAGACCGAGCAGTGCTCTTCGTGATTTCAACGATAAACGCAGGGTTCTCATCGGCTCACTCCCTCCACTGCATAGTCTGCTTCGCCAACCGTTACTCCGTCTACAGTTACCGGATCGTCATTGTAGTTTACAAGGATAGACGCACCGCCGCTGTACGTGACCCGGACCACACCTTCCTGAATTCGTTCATGCCCGCTAATCTGCTGATTCCCCAACTCTTGTAACACCTCATTCGCTTCCTTGTACAGTGCAATTGCATCGTCTATCCAGTCTTCGTATGCAGCAGCATAAGCCGAATCATAATTCGTCAACTTCAGCCTGGATGATGGTTCATGAGTCCATTGGAAATGCGGTGCTGCACCAAGCTCAAGACTTCGCAGCAGCTGCTTGCGCAGATCCTGATCTCCTGACGTATTTATGGGAGACGCTGCGTAGCTCATATATCCATGAATGACCATTTCATAAAAAGGAACTTCCTCATCGGTAATGTTGAATCGACTGGAGCCCTGGGGCACATCTACCACATGACGTGCATATCGCCATGCATAGGCGTTCGCTGATGACAGCATCATGCTCGGATATTCCTGCTGCAGCTTGCCAAGCTGCTCCTTCACAATGTTCTTGGCCGTCTCCCGGTGAATTACACGGCTATCCCGATAATCGGAGGTCAAAACCTGCCCAAGATCACGGAGTGACAAGCCGCCGAGCTCCAGTTTCACGATGTTCCCGGCAAATTCGCTGACCACATAAGGAAGCTTGGCAGCCGAGAGCAGATAATAGCTGTCCTTGCTCTGATCCATTCGGTTGAGGGCAGGACTGTAAGGATACAATTCAGCCGTCTCCTTGGTTACAAACCGGGCTGCATCGGAAGATGGCGCAAAACGCCAGTCATCATGATAGATCCGCTGGAATGCCACATCAGGGAATAGTGCACCCCCGGACTGCTGCAGCTGGGCAGACAGCTCCTGTAGCTCGGAACGACTGCCTATTTCACGGTCCAGCTTCACTTGGGTCGGCGTATGATGGCTGAACCCACCACCGAACCAACCCTGAAACCGCATCATTACGCGGCTCACACCTTCCTGCTGTAACTTTGCTGCCATTTCGCCAGCCTGTTCATACGTTGTCATCGCTAGTGTGGTCCGATAAGGCACGCCAAGAAAAGAGGCTTTTTGGTCGACTGCACCGAGCACACTCACATAAAACGGCAGCTCTGTCTGTTCTTCCAGCGGCTTCAGCACTTCCCCATCCACCAACTGCTGCTGATAAAGGCGGGCCATACCGGAATAACTGGCATCTTCCCCATGCAGGAAATGATATCGGACCTGGATATCTCCGCGAAAAGGCTCCTCACTAAGGAGTTGAATCTCCTGCATTTTCTGTGAGCTATACATCTCCAGTTCATCCTCACCCCGCAGGGAGAAGGTAGCATGGACATGGTTGTAACTGTTCTGCCTGCCTCCGATATCCGCAGATATGCTGGCCATACCGTCCCCTTTTTCAATCACGGCAAACCAGGCATGCTCCCCGTTTTTGAGGCCAAATACAGGCATATGCGCAGATTCGCTGACCTGGGGCCGACTGAGCGAATTGTCGTTAGGGTCTGCTCCGTATACACGCTGTACATATTGCTCTTCCTTGACTTTTCCGTTGTTCAAATGGATCAAACTGCCTGACCCGTCAGGCACGAACATATACCCTTCGCCTTTCGTATCCGCAGCACCGAAGTAAGCGAGCAGATCCATGCTGCGAATACGGTATTGACCGCTCTCTTCGACCTGACTCAGGGGTACGGTCACCACCAGCGAGCCCTGATCCAGCCGGTATTCCACCGGGATGACGAAGCTTGGCTTATCCGATGCGCCACCGCCTGCGACTCCGTTTTCCTGATTGTCAAAAGCAAGATCGTCTGCGGTGTAACCCGCTGTTTCAAAGGCATCCAGCATCTTGTTCAGGACAAGCTGCTTCGAGATTTGTCCATCCAGCCTTTCTAGAACATCCGGGTTGTTCTTGGTTGGATAGTAACGGGCAGAAGCATATCTTGCGGCTGTTGCATCCAGTTTCGATAGAACCTTCTCCTCCAGGCGCTGTTTGCTAATCAATCTGGGCAGTGCATCGATACCGAGTGAGGTATCTCCAAGTGTGTAGGTAATCCGGATTCCCCCGTCCACATTGGCAGCAACAAATTGTTTGTTGGCGATACTGGAGCTAAAATTCGGAAAGTTCTCCAGAGTACCCATCGCATCACGGAACGAGACGTTTAGCTGGGACGACAGGACTTCTTTCTCGTAAGCCGAAGCCAGACCATCTTGCGTGCGTTCTTTTGGATTGCTGTACCAGATCTCTCCGCCAGTCCCGTCACGCACTGCGATCTCGGTCGTCTCCTCGTTATAATAAAGCGCAAGCCCCTGGTCTTCAGCGACCAATTGCATGCCTGGCACACCCTGTGAGGTGTCCGTAAGATATGTCAGGGAATCCGTTTCAGCTGGTATGGCCTCCGTTGTCGCTTCCAGATAAGCCGTTGCTTCTACAGCGGGTACGCCCCTGTTGTTGATATACAGCAGTCCGGCTGCAATCAGGATCACAGCTGCACCACTGGCCAGCACCGTATATAATCGTTGCCTTTTGATCACGGATGCCGCCTCCTTTAGGTCCGAAAAATCAACTCGCGGTATATGTTATAACCGAATTCATATAATTGCTGCAGCATACTGAACACGAGCGCTCCGAGGAATACGATAATCCCCATTACAATGAGAGTCAGCAGCATCGTAATGATCGTTTTGATCACCGTGTACTGGTGCACCGTCATCATGCCAATGAACAGGAGCAGCAGAAACCAGAAGAACGCGATGCTATTAAACAGATAATAGAACGCAGTCTCTTCCTGCACCATGAACCGGCTGATGACAATCATCGGGGCATAGATCAGAATAATCGGAACCAGCGAGTATCCTGTCGCAAGAAAGATTTCCCTGAACTTGCCTTCCCCTTCCATCAGGGTCGTTACAGCCCAGTTGGCCGTGCACCACAGGAAGAACGGCACCGCAACCGTTACGATTTCCACGATGCTGTTGATTGTCCGCGGATCGATGTAATTGACGAGAAATCCCGCGTATTGCTTTTGCAAAGTCATCATGATGATGGTGAGCGCCAGTGCCGAAAAAGCAACAAGCATCCGGCCCCGGTTATCCGACTTGAGATCCCAGTAAGCATCGATGGGATGAAAAATGAGATGCAGCGGAAACTTAATGTAATCCTGCTTCACGGTCAATCTGCCTCCTCCGTCTCCATTTAACCGCCACCCGGGTCAGGATCAGAATGAATATTAGTGCAATGCCAGCGGTCAGGAACGTACCGAAGTGTTCCTTCATCATTTCCCGCCGATATCTTTTGAACGCCACCGAATAACTCTTGCGGTCCATGCCAAGCTCGAAGTAACCGAGAGCCTCCTCATTTTTCTTCTCCATGAGCAAGGATTTGCCGATACCGATATAAGCGATATCATAATTGGCGTTCAGCTTCAGTACTTCTTGCCAAATATGCACGGCCTCCGTATCCTCACCCTGATAATGAAGAGCAACCGCCTCATTCACGTTTGTTCCGAAGCGTGTCGGCTCATAGACCACCAGATTGCTCTTCCCCCGGTCAAGAACCAGTTGGTGATCGCCGGATTGCTCAATGGCAACGGGTGTTTTGAGCGTGCCTACCTGATTGCCTTTGCCGCCATAGATGTAGAGCAAATGACCCTCATCGTCGTAAGTGAACACCCGGTTCTGCGTCGCATCCAGCACACTGTACATTCCGTTGCCCAGCACTTTCACATCAATAAGCTTGGATGGACCCGTATTGTTGCGGAACCGAATATCCCCTTTGACGTCAAAGTAACCAAACCGCTTCAGCACATCTTCTCCGGACGGATTGAGGCGCTTGATTGGCTCATTCGAGCCGGGATCGATATTTGTTGCATAGACAAATCCTTTGTGGTCGATATCCGCATTGGAAAACTCGGTCGGTACAAACAAGACCATCTGTGCCCGCTGGGCCTTGGTGGAGAACATGCGCCAGATATATTCGCCGTAGTCCCGCTCCACCTTGTTGGTGCCGACGTATCCGATGAATTTCCCCGTCTCGTCAAACTGCATAATCCCTTCATAGACACCTTGAGCCACCACATAGACCCGTCCCACATGGTCAACCGTCAACTTCAGCGGCTGGAATTGAAAGTCGGTCGCCAGAATATCCGACTCGGGCTTCGAGATGATCTGATCTAGTTGCCCCTCAGCATCCAGAACAACGACCCGACTGTTCCCCGTATCAGCGATGTAGATCCGTTCTTCTTCATCCACAAACAGTCCACCAGGAACATTAAATGTCTCCTTGCTGCCTTCTCTCGTGAATCCGTCCACAACTCGGAGCAGCTTATAATCTGGGTCCAATACAACAATCCGGCTGTTGCCGCTATCCAAAATATAGATCTGACCGGATGGAGATACGTTCACATCCCCAGGATCCTTGAACTCCCCAATGCCCAAATCGCTGCCCGAAATCGTTCGCTGAGGCAGATAGGCGTCCGGCGATGGAACAGCTTCTCTCCAGGAGTTGTAGTTATAACTTTCATACGGCGCCGGGGAGGCCGCCGCAGGCACGGCATTCACCAGCAGCAGGGATACTGCCGCCAGGAGAACAAGCCATCTTTTCACTGTGCGTGCCATATCGTTCCCCCTCAATCCTTCATGCCCGAGCTCGCCATCGTCTCAATAATGCGGCTCTGCGAGAAAATAAACAGTGTAATCGGCACACTCATTAAAATAAGCGCCACCGCAGCACCTGCTCCTGCCCGGGATATGCCGCCTTGAATAATCTGGCCTGCAGCATAATGCAGCGTCTTGAGCTGCTCGCTGTAAATATAGCCATTGCCGTCACTGCCCCATAACATCTGAAACAGCAGGATGATCAAGGTCAGCCAGGCCGGCTTCACGTTCGGCATCACAATCGACCAGAAAATCCGGTATTCACTTGCACCATCAATCTTCGCCGCTTCCAGCAGGGCATCCGGAATCTGCTCCATAAACTGTTTCATCAGATACAGACCGAGTGAGTAGGCGAATGCCGGAATGATCACGGCCCAATATGTGTCGATCCAACCGAGCCAAGACATGATCATATAATTGGGGATGGCCGTCACCGCAGGTGTGAACATGAGCGACAGCACAACCACCTGGAACATGAACACTTTGCCGGGAAATTTATGCTTGGCAAGCGGATAGGCCGCTGCAGAAGCCAAGAGCACGTGACCTACGATACCGATGCCCGTAATAAATACGGTGTTGAAAATATATCGTGAGAATGGCACCCACGAGTCACTGAGCAGATTCAGCAAATCCGTAAAGTTGCTGAACGTTGGATTTTTGACAAACAAGGTCGGCGGAAAGGTGAAAATCTCATCCAACGGTTTGAACGCATTGTTGATCGCATAGATCAGCGGCAGTACCATGAAGGCACCAAATACGAGCAGAAGGGCAAACAGGGAGAGACTACCGGATAACGAGCGATTCACCCGCTTTTTTCCAGTCGCAATTGCAGCCATAGCTATTCTCCCACCCTTCTCAGCAATTTTTGTACCAGCAGGTTGGTGCCTACCATAATCATGAAGAGCACGGTTGCAATCGCCGAGGCGTAACCCATCTCAAATCGTGTTGTACCAAAGTCGATCAGATGAGTGACCACCGTCTCTGCCGCATAGTTCACGCTTGGGAATCCAGCCAGTGCTATGGAAACGTCCGCTACGGCAAACGAGGTCGTGAGTTGTATGACCGCGCCGAACATCAGCTGCGGCCGCATCGAAGGCAAAGTAATATACCAGAGCTCCTGCCAGCGATTTTTGATCCCGTCCACCGCGCCTGCTTCATATAACGTCCGGTCAACCGTTTGGAGCCCGGCGATGAATGCCAGAAACCCTGTCCCCAAGCTCAACCACAGCTGCACCAGGATGAGGATGGGCATGATGTAAGCCTCCGACTTCAACCACTGGATCGGCTCGAGCAGGAAGCCCCATCTGATCAATAGTCCATTGGCAATGCCGTAGCGATCGCCCGAGAAGATCATCAACCAGATAAAGTAGACATTCCCCGATATGGATGGCGCGTAGAAGATCAGCGTCATGAACGCTCTCCATTTGGGCGTCAATTCATTAATGATCCAAGCAAATACGAAGCAGGCAATATAACTGATGGGCCCGGTAATAATGGCAAACAGCAGCGTATTCTTGATGGCAATCAGGAATACGTCATCCTCCAAAAACAGTCGGGTATAGTTCTGCCAGCCAATAAAGCGCGGAAACTCCAGCATGTTGAAGTAGGTGAAGCTGAGTATG contains these protein-coding regions:
- a CDS encoding YIP1 family protein, which gives rise to MKQDYIKFPLHLIFHPIDAYWDLKSDNRGRMLVAFSALALTIIMMTLQKQYAGFLVNYIDPRTINSIVEIVTVAVPFFLWCTANWAVTTLMEGEGKFREIFLATGYSLVPIILIYAPMIVISRFMVQEETAFYYLFNSIAFFWFLLLLFIGMMTVHQYTVIKTIITMLLTLIVMGIIVFLGALVFSMLQQLYEFGYNIYRELIFRT
- a CDS encoding DUF5696 domain-containing protein, which gives rise to MIKRQRLYTVLASGAAVILIAAGLLYINNRGVPAVEATAYLEATTEAIPAETDSLTYLTDTSQGVPGMQLVAEDQGLALYYNEETTEIAVRDGTGGEIWYSNPKERTQDGLASAYEKEVLSSQLNVSFRDAMGTLENFPNFSSSIANKQFVAANVDGGIRITYTLGDTSLGIDALPRLISKQRLEEKVLSKLDATAARYASARYYPTKNNPDVLERLDGQISKQLVLNKMLDAFETAGYTADDLAFDNQENGVAGGGASDKPSFVIPVEYRLDQGSLVVTVPLSQVEESGQYRIRSMDLLAYFGAADTKGEGYMFVPDGSGSLIHLNNGKVKEEQYVQRVYGADPNDNSLSRPQVSESAHMPVFGLKNGEHAWFAVIEKGDGMASISADIGGRQNSYNHVHATFSLRGEDELEMYSSQKMQEIQLLSEEPFRGDIQVRYHFLHGEDASYSGMARLYQQQLVDGEVLKPLEEQTELPFYVSVLGAVDQKASFLGVPYRTTLAMTTYEQAGEMAAKLQQEGVSRVMMRFQGWFGGGFSHHTPTQVKLDREIGSRSELQELSAQLQQSGGALFPDVAFQRIYHDDWRFAPSSDAARFVTKETAELYPYSPALNRMDQSKDSYYLLSAAKLPYVVSEFAGNIVKLELGGLSLRDLGQVLTSDYRDSRVIHRETAKNIVKEQLGKLQQEYPSMMLSSANAYAWRYARHVVDVPQGSSRFNITDEEVPFYEMVIHGYMSYAASPINTSGDQDLRKQLLRSLELGAAPHFQWTHEPSSRLKLTNYDSAYAAAYEDWIDDAIALYKEANEVLQELGNQQISGHERIQEGVVRVTYSGGASILVNYNDDPVTVDGVTVGEADYAVEGVSR
- a CDS encoding NHL repeat-containing protein codes for the protein MARTVKRWLVLLAAVSLLLVNAVPAAASPAPYESYNYNSWREAVPSPDAYLPQRTISGSDLGIGEFKDPGDVNVSPSGQIYILDSGNSRIVVLDPDYKLLRVVDGFTREGSKETFNVPGGLFVDEEERIYIADTGNSRVVVLDAEGQLDQIISKPESDILATDFQFQPLKLTVDHVGRVYVVAQGVYEGIMQFDETGKFIGYVGTNKVERDYGEYIWRMFSTKAQRAQMVLFVPTEFSNADIDHKGFVYATNIDPGSNEPIKRLNPSGEDVLKRFGYFDVKGDIRFRNNTGPSKLIDVKVLGNGMYSVLDATQNRVFTYDDEGHLLYIYGGKGNQVGTLKTPVAIEQSGDHQLVLDRGKSNLVVYEPTRFGTNVNEAVALHYQGEDTEAVHIWQEVLKLNANYDIAYIGIGKSLLMEKKNEEALGYFELGMDRKSYSVAFKRYRREMMKEHFGTFLTAGIALIFILILTRVAVKWRRRRQIDREAGLH
- a CDS encoding carbohydrate ABC transporter permease codes for the protein MAAIATGKKRVNRSLSGSLSLFALLLVFGAFMVLPLIYAINNAFKPLDEIFTFPPTLFVKNPTFSNFTDLLNLLSDSWVPFSRYIFNTVFITGIGIVGHVLLASAAAYPLAKHKFPGKVFMFQVVVLSLMFTPAVTAIPNYMIMSWLGWIDTYWAVIIPAFAYSLGLYLMKQFMEQIPDALLEAAKIDGASEYRIFWSIVMPNVKPAWLTLIILLFQMLWGSDGNGYIYSEQLKTLHYAAGQIIQGGISRAGAGAAVALILMSVPITLFIFSQSRIIETMASSGMKD